The following are from one region of the Methanomassiliicoccales archaeon LGM-DZ1 genome:
- a CDS encoding elongation factor EF-2 produces MGRKEENIKYATTIMKTPEFVRNLGTAAHIDHGKTTFSDNLIAGAGMMSEDLAGKQRVLDYDEQEAARGITINAASASMVHHYNGKSYLINLIDTPGHVDFGGDVTRAMRALDGVYILCCAVEGIMPQTETVIRQALKERVRPMLFINKVDRMIVEQQVTKDMMIQRFSKLIATFNEKIKANLPAPLNKEWQVSIQDGTVAFGSAYNNWAISAPYMKKTGITFSDIFDYCNKEGGQKELAKKIPLHEVALQMAIEHIQPPTLAQKIRIPIIWKGDLESKVGKELLNCDASGDVVFMVTKIIMDKHAGEVAVGRLFSGTILKGQTLYVAGQPAPQRVQTVALMVGADRIPIEDAMAGNIVAVTGLKDAIAGSTVSSLQDITPFEKMAHYSEPVVTEAIEAKDTKDLPKLVEVLRTIGKADPSLAIEINQETGEHLIAGMGELHLEITVYRIQNEQGVPIVVSPPIVVYRECVKGTNPQGFEGRSPNKHNKFTFVVSKLEKGVCDAIHKGDIDPDAKIKDPKALAKQVMDLGMSDPIQAKGIVKFKFDNVLIDATKGIQYLNETMELVADAFDEAMSKGPLAAEKCSGLKVVLIDAKLHEDTIHRGPAQIIPAVRDGIYGAMCEAGRVLLEPMQHVFISVPPDYTGAVISMITQRRGTILEMGQDGSDSTISAKCPVSDMFGFTSDIRGATQGRALWSTENAGFEEMFPDLQSKVVTEIRTRKGLSAEPYDAKYYSGL; encoded by the coding sequence TCTCCGACAACCTCATCGCGGGTGCCGGTATGATGTCCGAGGACCTCGCAGGAAAGCAGCGTGTCCTCGATTACGATGAGCAGGAGGCAGCCAGGGGTATCACCATCAACGCCGCATCGGCATCGATGGTCCACCACTACAACGGCAAGTCCTATCTCATCAACCTGATCGACACCCCCGGCCACGTGGACTTCGGAGGAGATGTCACCAGGGCCATGAGGGCCCTCGACGGTGTCTACATCCTCTGCTGCGCGGTCGAGGGCATCATGCCCCAGACCGAGACCGTCATCAGGCAGGCCCTCAAAGAGAGGGTCAGGCCCATGCTGTTCATCAACAAGGTGGACAGGATGATCGTTGAGCAGCAGGTCACCAAGGACATGATGATCCAGAGGTTCTCCAAGCTCATCGCCACCTTCAACGAGAAGATCAAGGCGAACCTCCCGGCCCCCCTCAACAAGGAGTGGCAGGTCAGCATCCAGGACGGCACCGTCGCGTTCGGGTCCGCGTACAACAACTGGGCCATCTCCGCCCCGTACATGAAGAAGACCGGGATCACCTTCTCGGACATCTTCGACTACTGCAACAAGGAAGGCGGCCAGAAAGAGCTCGCGAAGAAGATCCCCCTGCACGAGGTCGCCCTGCAGATGGCCATCGAGCACATCCAGCCCCCGACCCTCGCCCAGAAGATCCGTATCCCCATCATCTGGAAAGGGGACCTCGAGTCCAAGGTCGGGAAGGAGCTCCTCAACTGCGATGCTTCCGGAGATGTCGTCTTCATGGTCACCAAGATCATCATGGACAAGCATGCCGGGGAGGTCGCCGTCGGAAGGCTGTTCTCCGGGACCATCCTGAAAGGCCAGACCCTCTACGTCGCCGGCCAGCCCGCGCCCCAGCGCGTGCAGACCGTCGCCCTGATGGTCGGTGCCGACAGGATCCCCATCGAGGACGCCATGGCGGGGAACATCGTCGCGGTCACCGGGCTCAAGGACGCCATCGCCGGTTCCACTGTGTCCAGCCTGCAGGACATCACCCCCTTCGAGAAGATGGCCCACTACTCCGAGCCTGTCGTCACCGAGGCCATCGAGGCCAAGGACACCAAGGACCTGCCCAAGCTGGTCGAGGTCCTCAGGACCATCGGTAAGGCCGACCCGTCCCTGGCCATCGAGATCAACCAGGAGACCGGAGAGCACCTCATCGCCGGTATGGGAGAGCTCCACCTGGAGATCACCGTCTACAGGATCCAGAACGAGCAGGGCGTCCCCATCGTCGTCTCCCCGCCCATCGTGGTGTACAGGGAGTGCGTCAAGGGCACGAACCCCCAGGGCTTCGAGGGCAGGTCGCCCAACAAGCACAACAAGTTCACCTTCGTCGTCTCCAAGCTGGAGAAGGGAGTCTGCGACGCCATCCACAAGGGCGACATCGACCCCGACGCGAAGATCAAGGACCCCAAGGCGCTCGCCAAGCAGGTCATGGACCTCGGCATGTCCGACCCCATCCAGGCCAAGGGCATCGTGAAGTTCAAGTTCGACAACGTGCTGATCGACGCCACCAAGGGTATCCAGTACCTGAACGAGACCATGGAGCTCGTCGCCGACGCGTTCGACGAGGCCATGTCCAAGGGACCCCTCGCCGCGGAGAAGTGCTCCGGGCTGAAGGTCGTCCTCATCGACGCCAAGCTCCACGAGGATACCATCCACAGGGGACCCGCTCAGATCATCCCCGCCGTCAGGGACGGTATCTACGGTGCGATGTGCGAGGCCGGCCGCGTCCTGCTCGAGCCCATGCAGCACGTCTTCATCAGCGTGCCCCCCGACTACACCGGAGCGGTCATCAGCATGATCACCCAGCGCCGCGGTACCATCCTCGAGATGGGCCAGGACGGATCCGACTCGACGATCAGCGCCAAGTGCCCCGTTTCCGACATGTTCGGGTTCACCTCCGACATCAGGGGCGCCACCCAGGGCCGCGCTCTCTGGTCGACCGAGAACGCCGGGTTCGAGGAGATGTTCCCCGACCTGCAGTCCAAGGTCGTCACCGAGATCAGGACCAGGAAGGGCCTGAGCGCGGAGCCTTACGACGCGAAGTACTACTCCGGGCTCTGA
- the aroC gene encoding chorismate synthase yields MSLFGKSHGPCVGCIVEGVPQGTIIDAEAVAHDMTLRRPSPGIGTARREKDEAVFVSGVRDGKADGNPIIIEIANADTDDSKYLPFEETPRPGHADLPALLSIRKFDIRGGGQFSGRLTAPIVAAGAIARQILERKGIRIASFCRSIGTVSDDAERTFADAEASRAFPTRACNAELDSKFSEEIMAARKDSDSVGGTVECIVSGLPIGFGGIWFESLDAELAHAVFSIPACKGVEFGKGFGLARMRGSESNDWYRMDGGRIVTESNNMGGIVGGMSDGADLVFRAAFKPTPTIGKKQDTVNLRTGGNAELSAEGRHDPCIAPRAAAVVEAAAALIIADQMERGF; encoded by the coding sequence ATGTCCCTGTTCGGGAAGAGCCACGGCCCGTGCGTCGGCTGCATTGTCGAAGGAGTCCCGCAGGGCACGATCATAGATGCAGAGGCCGTCGCGCACGACATGACCCTCCGCCGCCCTTCCCCCGGCATCGGGACGGCCAGGCGCGAGAAGGACGAAGCGGTGTTCGTTTCCGGCGTCAGGGACGGGAAGGCGGACGGCAACCCGATTATCATCGAGATAGCCAACGCCGACACGGACGATTCCAAGTACCTCCCGTTCGAGGAGACCCCGCGCCCCGGCCACGCCGACCTGCCGGCGCTCCTTTCCATCAGGAAGTTCGACATCCGCGGCGGAGGGCAGTTCTCCGGGCGCCTGACGGCGCCGATCGTCGCGGCCGGCGCGATCGCAAGGCAGATACTGGAACGGAAGGGCATCCGCATCGCCTCGTTCTGCAGGTCGATCGGCACCGTGTCCGATGATGCCGAGCGCACCTTCGCGGACGCCGAGGCTTCCCGCGCGTTCCCGACCCGCGCCTGCAACGCGGAACTGGATTCGAAGTTCTCCGAGGAGATAATGGCCGCCAGGAAGGACTCGGACAGCGTCGGGGGGACGGTGGAGTGCATCGTATCGGGGCTCCCCATCGGTTTCGGCGGGATATGGTTCGAGAGCCTCGATGCGGAACTGGCCCATGCCGTGTTCTCCATCCCGGCCTGCAAGGGCGTCGAGTTCGGAAAGGGGTTCGGGCTGGCGAGGATGCGCGGGTCCGAATCCAACGACTGGTACCGCATGGACGGCGGCAGGATAGTCACCGAATCCAACAACATGGGCGGTATCGTCGGAGGGATGTCCGACGGGGCCGACCTGGTCTTCAGGGCCGCGTTCAAGCCCACGCCGACCATCGGGAAGAAGCAGGATACTGTGAACCTCAGGACCGGCGGGAACGCCGAGCTCTCCGCCGAGGGGAGGCACGATCCGTGCATCGCGCCGAGAGCAGCGGCGGTCGTGGAGGCCGCCGCAGCGCTGATCATCGCGGACCAGATGGAAAGGGGGTTCTGA
- a CDS encoding cob(I)yrinic acid a,c-diamide adenosyltransferase — MEESQDPREQLGLVQIYTGNGKGKTTAALGLALRASGRGLKVLFLQFLKPEGGYGEQLACAKIPGIDLIPMGLDHFVGIAKGEDVAAAHRCLSKAAELMGTGRYDVAVLDESVNAVRLKLITSKELIDVLKGRPEHVEVILTGRGATEDLVDYADLVTDMRLVKHPFDKGIDARIGIEY, encoded by the coding sequence ATGGAAGAAAGCCAGGACCCCAGGGAGCAGCTCGGATTGGTGCAGATATACACCGGCAACGGGAAAGGCAAGACGACGGCGGCCCTCGGGCTCGCTCTGAGAGCCTCCGGAAGGGGCCTGAAGGTCCTTTTCCTGCAATTCCTGAAGCCGGAAGGAGGATACGGGGAGCAGCTCGCATGCGCGAAGATCCCCGGCATAGACCTCATACCGATGGGGCTGGACCACTTCGTGGGAATAGCCAAGGGAGAGGACGTCGCCGCGGCTCACAGGTGCCTCAGCAAGGCCGCAGAACTTATGGGCACCGGCAGGTACGATGTGGCCGTGCTCGACGAGAGCGTGAACGCCGTCAGGCTGAAGCTGATCACCTCGAAGGAGCTCATAGACGTGCTCAAGGGCCGCCCGGAGCATGTGGAGGTCATCCTCACGGGGAGGGGCGCGACCGAAGACCTCGTCGATTATGCGGACCTGGTGACCGATATGAGGCTGGTGAAGCATCCGTTCGATAAGGGGATAGACGCCAGAATCGGGATAGAATATTGA
- a CDS encoding chorismate mutase, with amino-acid sequence MATDIGRYKAENGMEVYDPSTARKVIDRYRYLGAENGMDPDRCEAICRAIMEESCANEERVSGARQDEAQDEQPEDTPDDNTAGRKAAMEYRNTGIILAAVLIIASAAVSFIGSDDAANAAIKFCLTLLPIALALSSFLLAWKDAPETRGSDELRSLRRRTWLFGGIFILFSVIMLALYAMY; translated from the coding sequence ATAGCCACCGACATCGGCCGCTACAAGGCCGAGAACGGCATGGAGGTCTACGATCCGAGCACCGCCCGCAAGGTCATAGACCGCTACCGCTACCTGGGAGCGGAGAACGGCATGGACCCGGACCGCTGCGAGGCCATCTGCCGCGCCATAATGGAAGAGTCCTGCGCCAACGAGGAGAGGGTGTCCGGCGCCCGGCAGGATGAGGCGCAGGATGAACAGCCGGAGGACACGCCGGACGACAACACTGCAGGCAGGAAAGCAGCGATGGAATACCGGAACACCGGCATCATCCTGGCAGCTGTGCTCATCATAGCCTCGGCGGCCGTTTCCTTCATCGGCAGCGATGATGCGGCCAACGCCGCGATAAAGTTCTGCCTTACGCTGCTGCCGATAGCCCTTGCGCTCTCAAGCTTCCTGCTGGCCTGGAAGGATGCGCCCGAGACCCGCGGAAGCGATGAGCTCAGGAGCCTCAGAAGGCGGACCTGGCTCTTCGGCGGGATATTCATCTTGTTCTCTGTGATCATGCTGGCCCTGTACGCGATGTACTGA
- the tuf gene encoding translation elongation factor EF-1 subunit alpha, which translates to MAEKEHMNLVIIGHVDHGKSTLTGRILLEAGAIDPHLVEKYKKEAEEKGKGTFYFAWIMDGLKEERERGVTIDVAHKKFYTDKYYFTVIDAPGHRDFVKNMITGTSQADAAIITCSAVEGPQAQTKEHVFLATTLGIRQIIVAVNKMDAVKYDKAAYDKTVEAMSKLFKIVGVKPETVPFIPVSAYYGDNVKTLSANTPWYKGKTLFQALDDLKVPEKHTEKPLRLPVQDVYTITGVGTVPVGRVETGILKPNTTVIFEPSNVKGEVKSIEEHHESLPQAVPGDNVGFNVRGVAKNDIKRGDVAGPVDNPPSVAKSFIAQVVVLNHPSVITVGYTPVFHCHTAQVACKFEELMYTVDPHSGAHKADHPDYIKNGDIAFVKIVPTKPLVVEPVKEFPPLGRFAIRDMGQTVAAGVCISVEKA; encoded by the coding sequence ATGGCAGAAAAGGAGCACATGAACCTAGTCATCATCGGGCATGTCGACCACGGAAAGTCCACCCTCACCGGGAGGATCCTCCTCGAGGCCGGTGCCATCGACCCTCACCTCGTTGAGAAATACAAGAAAGAGGCTGAGGAGAAAGGAAAGGGAACCTTCTACTTCGCTTGGATCATGGACGGTCTCAAGGAAGAGAGGGAGAGGGGTGTCACTATCGATGTGGCCCACAAGAAGTTCTACACCGACAAGTACTACTTCACCGTCATCGACGCCCCCGGACACCGTGACTTCGTCAAGAACATGATCACCGGAACCTCCCAGGCGGACGCGGCCATCATCACCTGCTCTGCTGTCGAGGGACCTCAGGCCCAGACCAAGGAGCACGTCTTCCTGGCCACCACCCTCGGAATCAGGCAGATCATCGTCGCCGTCAACAAGATGGACGCCGTCAAGTACGACAAGGCCGCCTACGACAAGACCGTCGAGGCCATGTCCAAGCTCTTCAAGATTGTCGGTGTCAAGCCCGAGACCGTTCCCTTCATCCCTGTGTCCGCCTACTACGGCGACAACGTGAAGACCCTCTCGGCCAACACCCCCTGGTACAAGGGCAAGACCCTCTTCCAGGCCCTCGACGACCTCAAGGTCCCCGAGAAGCACACCGAGAAGCCCCTCAGGCTGCCCGTCCAGGATGTCTACACCATCACCGGTGTCGGAACCGTCCCCGTCGGCCGTGTCGAGACCGGAATCCTGAAGCCCAACACCACCGTCATCTTCGAGCCCTCCAACGTCAAGGGAGAGGTCAAGTCCATCGAGGAGCACCACGAGTCCCTGCCCCAGGCCGTCCCCGGAGACAACGTCGGATTCAACGTCCGCGGTGTTGCCAAGAACGACATCAAGAGGGGAGACGTCGCCGGACCCGTCGACAACCCTCCGTCCGTCGCCAAGAGCTTCATCGCTCAGGTCGTCGTGCTGAACCACCCCTCGGTCATCACCGTCGGATACACCCCCGTCTTCCACTGCCACACCGCTCAGGTCGCGTGCAAGTTCGAGGAGCTCATGTACACCGTGGACCCCCACTCCGGAGCCCACAAGGCCGACCACCCTGACTACATCAAGAACGGTGACATCGCCTTCGTCAAGATCGTCCCCACCAAGCCCCTCGTCGTGGAGCCCGTCAAGGAGTTCCCGCCTCTGGGCAGGTTCGCGATCCGTGACATGGGACAGACCGTCGCCGCCGGAGTCTGCATCTCCGTCGAGAAGGCTTGA
- the rpsJ gene encoding 30S ribosomal protein S10 produces the protein MSQRARISLSGTDPAMVDSVCNQIKGISQRTGVAIRGPVPLPTKKLRIPCRKSPDGEGSETYDRWEMRIHKRLIDLDANDRVLRQLMRIQVPDGVNIEIVLRGA, from the coding sequence ATGTCCCAGCGTGCCAGAATCTCTCTCAGCGGCACCGACCCTGCTATGGTCGACTCTGTCTGCAACCAGATCAAGGGCATCTCCCAGAGGACCGGAGTGGCCATCCGCGGCCCTGTTCCCCTGCCGACCAAGAAGCTCAGGATCCCCTGCAGGAAGTCTCCCGACGGAGAGGGCAGCGAAACCTACGACAGGTGGGAAATGCGCATCCACAAGAGGCTCATCGACCTCGATGCGAATGACCGCGTTCTCAGGCAGCTCATGAGGATCCAGGTTCCCGATGGCGTCAACATCGAGATCGTTCTCCGCGGCGCCTGA
- a CDS encoding ISL3 family transposase has translation MTLEQSMKFILGVETDQWKITAIRGGVEDDVKVTHIDMDFIGDPGICPECGCRRSIHDARVRVWRHANLDDTVCYIHAAIPRCMCPKCGKITQADIPWADQRVSYTKRFMEAAIEHMAQMSLAAASRLLKVSWKVLDDIVGAVVDRHLDSMDLSGLRRIRVDETAAKKHHKYITAVTDADTGDIVFITKGKDSDTIREFAVWLCEHDGDPRAIELIATDFGDAFIAGAKEYLPNAEPVYDPFHLVQIANRHLDRDRASTQINGQRRKSVRYALLKNPENLRPDEMHELMDITKDNELVGTSYQMKESLRQVFDYSYEQIDLARAHLVRWAQWAAEEGSAGFRALAKTVKKHLEGILKAIETGINNGYQESLNGRVQLSKGLARGYGKEMRLGRIVFFRDSCRSL, from the coding sequence ATGACATTGGAGCAGTCGATGAAATTCATCCTCGGGGTGGAGACCGATCAGTGGAAAATAACGGCGATCCGGGGAGGAGTGGAGGATGACGTGAAGGTCACCCACATCGACATGGATTTCATCGGAGACCCCGGAATATGTCCGGAGTGCGGATGCAGACGTTCGATCCACGACGCCAGGGTCAGGGTATGGAGACATGCCAATCTGGACGATACCGTCTGCTACATCCATGCCGCGATACCGCGCTGCATGTGTCCCAAGTGCGGGAAGATAACCCAGGCGGACATACCCTGGGCGGATCAGCGCGTGAGCTATACGAAGAGGTTCATGGAGGCGGCCATCGAACATATGGCACAGATGTCGCTTGCAGCGGCATCGAGGCTTCTCAAGGTGTCCTGGAAGGTGCTGGACGATATAGTCGGGGCCGTTGTCGACCGCCATCTCGATTCCATGGACCTGTCCGGACTGAGGCGCATCCGTGTGGATGAGACGGCGGCGAAGAAGCACCATAAGTACATCACGGCAGTGACCGACGCCGATACCGGGGATATCGTGTTCATAACCAAGGGGAAGGATTCCGATACCATCAGGGAATTCGCTGTCTGGCTCTGTGAACATGACGGCGACCCGCGGGCCATCGAACTGATCGCCACGGACTTCGGCGATGCGTTCATCGCCGGCGCCAAAGAATATCTCCCCAACGCCGAGCCGGTCTACGACCCGTTCCATCTGGTCCAGATCGCCAACAGGCATCTGGACCGCGACCGCGCATCGACGCAGATCAACGGCCAGAGGAGGAAATCCGTCCGTTACGCGCTGCTGAAGAACCCCGAGAACCTCCGTCCGGATGAGATGCATGAGCTCATGGACATAACCAAGGACAACGAGCTTGTAGGTACATCCTATCAGATGAAGGAGTCCCTCAGGCAGGTGTTCGACTACTCATACGAGCAGATCGATCTGGCACGTGCCCATCTGGTCAGATGGGCGCAGTGGGCCGCAGAGGAAGGATCCGCGGGTTTCAGAGCATTGGCCAAGACCGTGAAGAAGCATCTCGAAGGGATATTGAAGGCCATAGAGACCGGCATCAACAACGGCTACCAGGAATCCCTCAACGGCAGGGTGCAGCTGTCCAAGGGATTGGCGAGAGGTTACGGGAAGGAGATGCGTCTCGGAAGGATAGTGTTCTTCCGCGACAGCTGCAGGTCGTTATGA
- a CDS encoding alanine--tRNA ligase, translating into MEAQELREAYINFFKARGHVQIRSASLIPENDPTVLFTTAGMHPLVPYLLGEKHPAGKRLTDFQKCVRTGDIDEVGDASHLTFFEMLGNWSLGDYFKKESIAWSYQLLQEVLHIPPEQLAVTAFAGDADAPKDTETAELWKAQGIAEDHIFFLPKEDNWWGPAGQTGPCGPDTEIFFIDKTKKPCGPECRPGCHCGYYTEIWNNVFMQYFKDAQGKFSPLKQKNVDTGMGLERALRVVNGVETVYDTPLFTPILGKIEELSGKPYAENQKAFRVIADHMRASTFLIADGVVPARMGGGYILRRLIRRASRYMNQLGVEGARLSEISEVVIRDYSKAYPELSENKENILNTVSAEEQKFHSTLKKGLRKLDEVIASCGDSKVLDGNEVFHLYDTFGFPIELTKELAAEKGYKVDEEDFKNRFKQHQETSRMDTNQVFKGGLADHSEETTKLHTATHLLNAALRNLIDPNIRQKGSNITAERLRFDFNFDRKLEPEEIAKIEKYVNDAIKADIPVVCEEMTLEEARARNAIGVFDNKYGERVKVYTIGDVSCEICGGPHVKHTGELQGFKILKEQSSAAGVRRIKAVVGKFD; encoded by the coding sequence ATGGAAGCACAGGAACTCAGAGAAGCATACATCAATTTCTTCAAAGCAAGGGGCCACGTCCAGATCCGCTCGGCCTCGCTCATCCCCGAGAACGACCCCACCGTCCTCTTCACCACCGCCGGGATGCATCCCCTCGTGCCCTATCTCCTGGGCGAGAAGCACCCAGCCGGGAAGCGCCTCACCGACTTCCAGAAGTGCGTCAGGACGGGCGACATCGACGAGGTCGGGGACGCCAGCCACCTGACGTTCTTCGAGATGCTCGGGAACTGGTCCCTGGGCGACTACTTCAAGAAGGAGTCCATCGCCTGGAGCTACCAGCTCCTGCAGGAGGTCCTGCACATCCCGCCCGAGCAGCTGGCCGTCACCGCCTTCGCCGGCGACGCCGATGCCCCCAAGGACACCGAGACCGCCGAGCTCTGGAAGGCCCAGGGCATCGCGGAGGACCACATCTTCTTCCTCCCGAAGGAGGACAACTGGTGGGGCCCCGCCGGCCAGACCGGGCCCTGCGGGCCCGACACCGAGATCTTCTTCATCGACAAGACGAAGAAGCCTTGCGGGCCTGAATGCCGCCCCGGCTGCCACTGCGGGTACTACACCGAGATCTGGAACAACGTCTTCATGCAGTACTTCAAGGACGCCCAGGGGAAGTTCTCGCCCCTGAAGCAGAAGAACGTCGACACCGGGATGGGCCTCGAGAGGGCGCTCCGCGTCGTCAACGGCGTCGAGACCGTCTACGACACCCCGCTCTTCACCCCCATCCTCGGCAAGATCGAGGAGCTCTCCGGCAAGCCGTACGCCGAGAACCAGAAGGCGTTCCGCGTCATCGCGGACCACATGCGCGCCTCCACATTCCTCATCGCCGATGGCGTCGTCCCCGCCCGCATGGGCGGAGGTTACATCCTCCGCAGGCTCATCAGGAGGGCGAGCCGCTACATGAACCAGCTCGGTGTCGAGGGAGCTCGCCTCTCAGAGATCTCCGAGGTCGTCATCCGCGACTACAGCAAGGCCTACCCCGAGCTCAGTGAGAACAAGGAGAACATCCTGAACACAGTCTCCGCGGAAGAGCAGAAGTTCCATTCGACCCTCAAGAAGGGGCTGAGGAAGCTCGACGAGGTCATCGCCTCCTGCGGCGACTCCAAGGTCCTCGACGGGAACGAGGTCTTCCACCTTTACGACACCTTCGGGTTCCCCATCGAGCTCACCAAGGAACTCGCGGCAGAGAAAGGCTACAAGGTAGACGAGGAGGACTTCAAGAACAGGTTCAAGCAGCACCAGGAGACCTCCAGGATGGACACCAACCAGGTGTTCAAGGGCGGCCTCGCGGACCACTCCGAGGAGACCACCAAGCTCCACACCGCCACCCACCTGCTGAACGCCGCCCTGAGGAACCTCATCGACCCCAACATCAGGCAGAAAGGCAGCAACATCACCGCCGAGAGACTCAGATTCGATTTCAACTTCGACAGGAAGCTCGAGCCCGAGGAGATCGCGAAGATCGAAAAGTACGTCAACGACGCCATCAAGGCCGACATCCCGGTGGTATGCGAGGAGATGACCCTCGAAGAGGCCCGTGCCAGGAACGCCATCGGCGTGTTCGACAACAAGTACGGGGAGCGCGTCAAGGTCTACACCATCGGTGACGTCTCCTGCGAGATCTGCGGCGGCCCCCATGTGAAGCACACCGGCGAGCTCCAGGGATTCAAGATCCTCAAGGAGCAGAGCTCGGCGGCCGGCGTCAGGCGCATCAAGGCCGTCGTCGGCAAATTCGACTGA
- the ilvD gene encoding dihydroxy-acid dehydratase, whose amino-acid sequence MRSDVIKQGIDAAPARSLLRADGLGDADFDKPFIGIADSWNEIVPGHIHLNKIVEAVKEGIREAGGVPFVFGTPAVCDGIAMGHKGMRYSLISREVISDCCEVMVEGHALDGWVGVSNCDKVTPGMLMAAGRMNVPALIVTGGAMEAGNLKGNVVDFQTVFEAIGQVQVGTEGADYLKSVECAACPGPGSCSGLFTANTMACLTETLGMSLTGCGTSLAVDEKKLRIAKESGKKIVELVRKGIKPRDIVNIHSFRNAICVDMAIGGSTNTALHIPAISKEFGCPVDLSEFDRISREIPHITSLRPAGEFHIRDLDNAGGVPAILKRLRDHLEDAPTVNGRSILEIADAAEVKDANVLRPLDNPYHKQGGIAILKGNIAPLGSVIKQAAVSPKMMVFSGRARVFDSEKDATEAIKSGSIVAGDCVVIRYEGPKGAPGMPEMLAPTSIIQGMGLGESVALITDGRFSGATRGGAIGHVSPEAYEKGPIAALRDGDIIDIDIPNRKLNARISDEEMKARLAAVKIVDRPVTGVQKKYRKLVSNGVSGAYLGD is encoded by the coding sequence ATGAGAAGCGACGTCATCAAGCAGGGCATCGATGCTGCCCCTGCCAGAAGCCTTCTCCGCGCCGACGGGCTCGGAGATGCCGATTTCGATAAGCCGTTCATAGGGATCGCCGATTCCTGGAACGAGATCGTCCCCGGTCACATACATCTCAACAAGATCGTCGAGGCCGTCAAGGAGGGAATCAGGGAGGCCGGAGGCGTCCCGTTCGTCTTCGGGACCCCCGCGGTCTGCGACGGCATCGCCATGGGCCACAAGGGGATGAGGTACTCCCTGATCTCCCGCGAGGTCATCTCCGACTGCTGCGAGGTCATGGTCGAAGGCCATGCCCTCGACGGCTGGGTCGGCGTCTCCAACTGCGACAAGGTCACCCCCGGCATGCTGATGGCCGCCGGGAGGATGAACGTGCCCGCCCTGATTGTCACCGGCGGCGCCATGGAGGCCGGGAACCTGAAAGGGAACGTCGTGGATTTCCAGACCGTTTTCGAGGCGATCGGCCAGGTGCAGGTCGGCACCGAGGGCGCAGATTACCTGAAATCCGTCGAGTGCGCCGCCTGCCCCGGACCTGGGAGCTGCTCCGGCCTCTTCACCGCCAACACCATGGCCTGCCTCACCGAGACCCTCGGGATGTCCCTCACCGGCTGCGGGACCTCCCTCGCCGTGGACGAGAAGAAGCTCAGGATCGCGAAGGAATCCGGTAAGAAGATCGTCGAGCTGGTCCGCAAGGGCATCAAACCCCGCGACATCGTGAACATCCACTCCTTCCGCAACGCCATCTGCGTGGACATGGCCATCGGAGGCTCCACCAACACCGCCCTCCACATCCCAGCCATCTCCAAGGAGTTCGGATGCCCCGTAGACCTCTCCGAGTTCGACAGGATCTCCAGGGAGATCCCCCACATAACGAGCCTCAGGCCCGCCGGGGAATTCCACATCCGCGACCTGGACAACGCCGGCGGAGTCCCTGCCATCCTCAAGAGGCTGAGGGACCACCTGGAGGACGCGCCCACCGTCAACGGCAGGTCAATCCTGGAGATCGCCGATGCGGCCGAGGTGAAGGACGCCAACGTCCTGAGGCCCCTGGACAACCCGTACCACAAGCAGGGAGGCATCGCCATCCTCAAGGGAAACATCGCCCCGCTGGGATCCGTCATCAAGCAGGCGGCCGTCAGCCCCAAGATGATGGTCTTCTCCGGACGCGCCCGCGTGTTCGACTCCGAGAAGGACGCCACCGAGGCCATCAAGTCCGGCAGCATCGTCGCTGGCGACTGTGTCGTCATCAGGTACGAGGGCCCCAAGGGAGCGCCCGGCATGCCCGAGATGCTCGCGCCCACCAGCATCATCCAGGGAATGGGCCTGGGAGAGTCCGTTGCCCTCATCACCGACGGCAGGTTCTCCGGCGCTACCCGCGGAGGAGCGATCGGCCACGTATCGCCCGAGGCGTACGAGAAAGGCCCTATCGCCGCCCTGAGGGACGGGGACATCATCGACATCGACATTCCCAACAGGAAGCTCAACGCCCGCATCTCCGATGAGGAGATGAAGGCCCGCTTGGCAGCCGTGAAGATCGTGGACAGGCCGGTCACCGGCGTCCAGAAGAAGTACCGCAAGCTCGTCAGCAACGGAGTGAGCGGCGCTTACCTCGGAGACTGA